The following nucleotide sequence is from Anaerolineae bacterium.
GGCGGATCCAGAACTTGAAGACGCCTTCGCCTTTTTCCATCCCCACCAGTTCGTTGCCGGTGCTCTTGCACCAGGCCTGAATATCAGCCACAGAGCCAGGATCAGTAGCCAGAACCTCCAGGATGCCACCTATTGAGACGTTTTTGATCTCCTGGCTGGTTTTGACCACTGGCATGGGGCACCTGAGCCCGCGTGCGTCCAGAGTCCTTTCAGGGGTAATTTCTGCCATTTTGTGCCTCCTGATTTAAATGAA
It contains:
- a CDS encoding sulfurtransferase TusA family protein, whose translation is MTPERTLDARGLRCPMPVVKTSQEIKNVSIGGILEVLATDPGSVADIQAWCKSTGNELVGMEKGEGVFKFWIRRMK